One genomic window of Myxococcus xanthus includes the following:
- a CDS encoding DUF2058 family protein, which produces MQNLRDKLLKAGLVTEDQAKKVETKPSQAEARRPGLQEGGRSSGNRPPPRRDDNRTPGGPPRGEGGGRPSGGRDAGRREGGGRPGGGFGGAPRHGGGPQHGRPAAAAAERAIPKLPPMPGSKAYQRAESKRQVELDRALRELVLGSQVPVEAGETAFYFMTRKGKLRRLELSPAQAKQLEEGELGVVERPEPAQIEHSLVPSSAAEQMFALSKKSVRFLNRKENPVGFMNDEELKAQQAAEAAGTAPELPDEPEGGSEASAETASEASAETASEGEAAPTEPKASSEEAQNG; this is translated from the coding sequence ATGCAGAACCTGCGCGACAAGCTATTGAAGGCGGGCCTCGTCACCGAGGACCAGGCCAAGAAGGTGGAGACGAAGCCCAGCCAGGCGGAAGCCCGGCGGCCCGGACTCCAGGAGGGCGGCCGTTCAAGCGGCAACCGTCCTCCCCCCCGCCGTGATGACAACCGGACACCAGGCGGCCCGCCCCGAGGCGAGGGTGGAGGCCGTCCGAGTGGCGGCCGTGACGCCGGCCGTCGTGAGGGCGGCGGACGTCCTGGCGGCGGCTTCGGAGGTGCCCCCCGGCACGGCGGAGGTCCCCAGCACGGGCGGCCGGCCGCGGCGGCGGCGGAGCGGGCCATCCCCAAGCTGCCCCCCATGCCGGGCTCCAAGGCCTACCAGCGCGCCGAGTCCAAGCGGCAGGTGGAGCTGGACCGCGCCCTGCGCGAGCTGGTGCTGGGCTCCCAGGTCCCCGTCGAGGCGGGGGAGACGGCGTTCTACTTCATGACCCGCAAGGGCAAGCTGCGCCGGCTGGAGCTGAGCCCGGCGCAGGCGAAGCAGCTCGAGGAGGGCGAGCTGGGCGTGGTGGAGCGCCCCGAGCCCGCACAGATCGAGCACTCGCTGGTGCCTTCGTCGGCGGCGGAGCAGATGTTCGCGCTGTCGAAGAAGTCGGTGCGCTTCCTCAACCGCAAGGAGAACCCCGTCGGCTTCATGAACGACGAGGAGCTCAAGGCCCAGCAGGCCGCCGAGGCCGCGGGCACCGCGCCCGAGCTGCCCGACGAGCCCGAAGGCGGGTCCGAGGCTTCGGCGGAGACTGCGTCCGAGGCTTCGGCTGAGACTGCGTCCGAGGGCGAGGCGGCCCCGACCGAGCCGAAGGCCAGCAGCGAAGAAGCCCAGAACGGCTGA
- a CDS encoding choice-of-anchor X domain-containing protein, with amino-acid sequence MTPTGTVSAPASRMRRALWAIPLIPLVLGGVGWWWMEAGAGPESSGEDGAWEASSPSGMPNPAPRKSGGGMGRPTGSVPGVAVQDPARSPEEAERDARRQLWEQRLARAKQMLESYMKATRYPPESRPASEHPDQMEMAEPERTRPLNKDGSDIQLRLKQDRVFVVGDEVVHFFVGCEDARRMPRPCQVVSASAHEAEHMPGAGGMPAVPLHFSDDGAAGDALSGDGTFTGRFQPSKQGFPIYSGTLRVDVQVRSGGEEGTAFFDIMYTPSPPALFTGRVREVLEQGSLQLYLGIQVQKAGRYVVAGRVDDESGMPFAHVSFNEELKRGEQEVKLTIAGNLVLDEVPTFPLKLRDVEGFLLKERGDPDRELMTSLRGYVHTTSDYPPTSFSAAEWQSPERRRYLDELNREVIEAQTYLDGIDQEEAPPRP; translated from the coding sequence ATGACTCCGACTGGCACCGTTTCCGCTCCCGCGTCCCGGATGCGCCGCGCCCTGTGGGCCATCCCCCTCATTCCGTTGGTGCTGGGGGGCGTGGGGTGGTGGTGGATGGAAGCAGGTGCCGGCCCGGAGTCCTCCGGCGAGGACGGCGCATGGGAAGCGTCCTCGCCGTCTGGAATGCCGAACCCCGCGCCGCGGAAGTCGGGAGGCGGCATGGGCAGGCCGACGGGGAGCGTGCCAGGAGTGGCCGTGCAGGACCCGGCTCGCAGCCCGGAGGAAGCGGAGCGTGACGCGCGGCGCCAGTTGTGGGAGCAGCGGCTGGCGCGCGCGAAGCAGATGCTGGAGTCGTACATGAAGGCGACGCGCTATCCGCCGGAGTCGCGTCCCGCCAGTGAGCACCCGGACCAGATGGAGATGGCGGAGCCGGAGCGCACGCGTCCGCTGAACAAGGACGGCTCCGACATCCAGCTCCGGCTGAAGCAGGACCGCGTCTTCGTCGTCGGCGACGAGGTGGTGCACTTCTTCGTCGGCTGCGAGGACGCGCGCCGCATGCCCAGGCCCTGCCAGGTGGTGTCCGCCTCCGCGCACGAGGCCGAGCACATGCCCGGCGCGGGGGGCATGCCGGCGGTCCCCCTCCACTTCTCCGACGACGGCGCCGCGGGCGACGCGCTCTCCGGAGACGGCACCTTCACCGGGCGCTTCCAGCCGTCGAAGCAGGGGTTCCCCATCTATTCGGGCACGCTGCGCGTGGACGTGCAGGTGCGCTCGGGAGGCGAGGAGGGCACCGCGTTCTTCGACATCATGTACACGCCGTCGCCTCCGGCGCTCTTCACGGGCCGGGTGCGGGAGGTGCTGGAGCAAGGCTCGCTTCAGCTCTACCTCGGGATTCAGGTCCAGAAGGCCGGACGGTACGTGGTGGCGGGCCGCGTGGATGACGAGAGCGGCATGCCCTTCGCGCACGTGTCCTTCAACGAGGAGCTCAAGCGCGGCGAGCAGGAGGTGAAGCTCACCATCGCTGGCAACCTGGTGCTGGACGAAGTGCCCACCTTCCCCCTGAAGCTGCGCGACGTGGAGGGCTTCCTCCTCAAGGAGCGGGGAGACCCGGATCGCGAGCTGATGACGAGCTTGCGCGGGTACGTGCACACCACGAGTGACTATCCCCCCACGTCCTTCTCCGCCGCGGAGTGGCAGAGTCCGGAGCGGCGGCGCTATCTGGACGAGCTGAACCGGGAGGTCATCGAGGCGCAGACATACCTCGACGGCATCGACCAGGAAGAAGCACCGCCCAGGCCGTGA
- a CDS encoding outer membrane protein assembly factor BamB family protein, producing the protein MSGLRSMVLGACLWVGCSSSVENGAAPPVETPADVTQTPTPGAETPAPQEPTPEPQVPPPATSAACSGPDGTARLAWSYDAAWNRTVDFRGAMDGDGHTYWTECESSYWVDKDPSQLACQLVSVTSEGTERYRRDLPPPGAWGVHTVAGGQLFVTGRLALLSARDSTTGQERWSVSLGAVKDEDPQAHHGLRIASLVLSPPYLIALVHDMFGDAGAEDLLVAVHAETGAVAWKEPVPPVHAPLVVDTEGNVYGGASDVLEQRTELFSYAADGQLRWRTQRTGVLEPTAVDGGTLMLGRAELVDAATGAPIATLATASAESFYYSLGRSSSTFGRTAMQADRLLVLPDMRCTTEGCPTTTHPGGTFLYGLDPSSGAVRWHRAVGTWPMSPLLTQRGSLLLVDRPVAETCGEHACTGEEAALGSFLRELDQDGNELSACALLGKAPYITPPALHRGRVVLGAWTNWNASNDWTQRMSIRAFDMTAPAEPASSGWVSAGGGNSRSGQTKPTGAAAQARAPGR; encoded by the coding sequence GTGAGTGGACTGCGAAGCATGGTGCTGGGCGCGTGTCTGTGGGTGGGCTGTTCGTCGTCCGTGGAGAACGGAGCGGCGCCCCCCGTCGAGACACCCGCGGATGTAACGCAAACGCCCACCCCTGGAGCTGAGACGCCCGCTCCGCAGGAGCCCACACCGGAGCCGCAGGTGCCGCCCCCGGCGACATCGGCGGCGTGCTCCGGACCGGATGGCACGGCGCGACTCGCGTGGAGCTACGACGCAGCGTGGAACCGCACAGTGGACTTCCGGGGGGCAATGGACGGGGACGGGCACACCTACTGGACGGAGTGCGAGAGCAGCTATTGGGTGGACAAGGACCCGAGCCAGTTGGCGTGTCAGCTCGTCTCCGTCACGTCAGAAGGGACCGAGCGCTACCGGCGCGACCTTCCGCCCCCGGGAGCCTGGGGCGTTCACACGGTGGCGGGGGGACAGCTCTTCGTCACAGGCCGGCTGGCCCTGCTCTCCGCTCGGGACAGCACCACCGGACAGGAGCGCTGGAGCGTGTCGCTAGGGGCCGTGAAGGACGAAGACCCGCAGGCGCACCATGGGCTTCGCATCGCATCGCTCGTGCTCAGCCCGCCCTATCTGATTGCGCTGGTACACGACATGTTTGGAGACGCGGGCGCCGAGGACTTGCTCGTCGCGGTGCACGCGGAGACCGGCGCGGTGGCGTGGAAGGAGCCCGTGCCGCCCGTCCATGCGCCGCTGGTGGTGGATACGGAGGGCAACGTCTATGGCGGCGCCTCCGATGTCCTGGAGCAGCGGACGGAGCTCTTCTCGTACGCGGCGGATGGGCAGCTCCGCTGGCGGACGCAGCGCACGGGCGTGCTCGAGCCCACGGCCGTGGACGGAGGGACGTTGATGCTGGGCCGCGCGGAGCTGGTGGATGCGGCCACGGGAGCGCCAATCGCCACGCTGGCGACCGCCTCCGCTGAGTCCTTCTATTACTCGCTGGGCCGCTCCAGTTCGACCTTCGGCCGCACGGCGATGCAGGCGGACCGGCTCCTGGTCCTGCCCGACATGCGGTGCACCACCGAGGGCTGCCCCACCACCACGCATCCGGGGGGCACGTTCCTCTATGGGCTGGATCCCTCGAGCGGCGCGGTGCGCTGGCACCGGGCCGTGGGCACCTGGCCGATGTCACCGCTTCTCACCCAGCGTGGCTCGCTGCTGCTGGTGGACCGGCCAGTGGCCGAGACGTGCGGCGAGCACGCCTGTACCGGTGAGGAAGCCGCGCTCGGTTCGTTCCTGCGGGAGCTGGACCAGGACGGGAACGAGTTGTCCGCCTGCGCGCTGCTGGGAAAGGCGCCGTACATCACCCCGCCCGCGCTGCACCGGGGACGCGTGGTGCTGGGGGCCTGGACGAACTGGAATGCCAGCAATGACTGGACGCAGCGGATGAGCATCCGCGCCTTCGACATGACGGCGCCCGCTGAGCCTGCCTCCAGCGGCTGGGTGAGCGCGGGCGGCGGTAATTCCCGCTCGGGCCAGACGAAGCCCACTGGCGCGGCGGCTCAGGCGCGAGCCCCAGGCCGATAA
- a CDS encoding SDR family NAD(P)-dependent oxidoreductase, translating to MTTTSKTVVVTGASRGIGRAVALGFAKAGHDVWALARSTEALESLRQEGGERIRPLAVDVADEAALIAASQRILAEGPPRVLVNNAGITVSAPLAKTRTEDLARVMAVNVTAPFLLCRELMPAMAQAGGGRVINIGSMAAVRGVKYTSAYCASKHALLGLTRALAVEYAKKQVTVNIVNPGWVETDMFAGATSAISASTGRSEEQAREALASMNAMGRIITPEEVAALCLFLASDAAGGITGSAYAIDGGELG from the coding sequence ATGACGACGACCTCCAAGACGGTGGTGGTAACGGGCGCGAGCCGAGGCATTGGCCGCGCGGTGGCGCTGGGTTTCGCGAAGGCGGGCCATGACGTGTGGGCCCTGGCGCGTTCGACGGAAGCGCTGGAGTCGCTCCGGCAGGAAGGCGGCGAGCGCATCCGGCCGCTCGCGGTGGACGTGGCCGACGAAGCGGCGCTGATTGCCGCGAGCCAGCGAATCCTCGCCGAGGGTCCTCCGCGCGTACTCGTGAACAACGCGGGCATCACCGTCTCCGCGCCCCTGGCGAAGACGCGCACCGAAGACCTGGCCCGCGTCATGGCCGTCAACGTGACGGCGCCTTTCCTCCTCTGCCGCGAGCTGATGCCGGCCATGGCCCAGGCGGGCGGCGGACGCGTCATCAACATCGGCTCCATGGCCGCGGTGCGGGGCGTGAAGTACACGTCCGCGTATTGCGCGTCGAAGCATGCGCTGCTGGGCCTGACGCGCGCGCTCGCGGTGGAGTACGCGAAGAAGCAAGTCACGGTGAACATCGTGAATCCGGGCTGGGTGGAGACGGACATGTTCGCCGGTGCGACCTCGGCCATCAGCGCCTCCACGGGCCGCAGCGAGGAGCAGGCGCGCGAGGCCCTCGCGTCCATGAACGCCATGGGCCGCATCATCACGCCGGAGGAAGTCGCCGCGCTGTGCCTGTTCCTCGCGTCGGACGCGGCGGGCGGCATCACCGGCTCGGCGTACGCCATCGACGGTGGCGAGCTGGGCTGA
- a CDS encoding PP2C family protein-serine/threonine phosphatase, whose translation MRMDSAGQTHIGRRPHNEDAFCVAPELGLFVVADGLGGQEGGEVASRCVVDTFVGFGLRLGQDRDSTWPTVPDPRRSREENLLAACSALAQRNLQAQRVGRLREMASTVVALAVSEHGAAVAHVGDSRLYRLRGGKLESLTRDHSLIEELRDAGMEPPGGSGNLRHLITRALGTENAEPTVQRLQTEPGDVFLLCSDGLYEPLGVEGLMKRLTMSSAREVCDALVADAYEAGGKDNITAVVLRVAEA comes from the coding sequence ATGAGAATGGACAGCGCGGGACAGACCCACATCGGTCGGCGGCCGCACAACGAGGATGCGTTCTGCGTCGCACCGGAGCTGGGGCTGTTCGTCGTGGCGGATGGGCTGGGCGGACAAGAGGGGGGAGAAGTCGCCAGCCGGTGTGTCGTGGACACCTTCGTGGGCTTTGGCCTGCGCCTGGGACAGGACCGGGATTCGACGTGGCCCACGGTGCCGGACCCTCGCCGCAGCCGTGAAGAGAACCTGTTGGCGGCGTGCTCGGCGCTGGCGCAGCGCAACCTCCAGGCGCAGCGCGTGGGCCGGCTGCGGGAGATGGCGTCCACCGTCGTGGCGTTGGCGGTGAGCGAGCACGGCGCGGCGGTGGCGCACGTGGGTGACAGCCGCTTGTACCGGCTGCGTGGCGGAAAGCTGGAGTCGCTCACGCGCGACCACTCGCTCATCGAGGAACTGCGGGACGCGGGCATGGAGCCGCCGGGAGGCTCGGGCAACTTGCGCCACCTCATCACCCGCGCGCTGGGCACTGAGAATGCGGAGCCCACCGTGCAGCGGCTCCAGACGGAGCCGGGTGATGTGTTCCTGCTGTGCTCGGACGGGCTCTATGAGCCGCTGGGCGTGGAGGGCCTGATGAAGCGCCTGACGATGTCCTCCGCGCGCGAGGTCTGTGACGCGCTGGTCGCGGACGCCTACGAGGCGGGCGGCAAGGACAACATCACCGCGGTGGTGCTGCGCGTCGCGGAAGCGTGA
- a CDS encoding methyl-accepting chemotaxis protein, with protein sequence MTHSLAARLTAALSLVILCLSTLSVALTGVSLRTWSHEAVTSRLAQDEAAWSRVLSQEVRSLTALARVAAAGTPLLAVLSSGSGGGAHLEPSLRAQQSLLGVDLLLAVDTAAGVRVGTPPGALSGMEALVKEGGARIILVDEVPHQAVAQPVMTAEGRTVGYVVLGRVLGEVELQALRDERGVEGVLTVGGKPVAHALSVVPDDALLAALEGKGRPDEVSVNGVSLRLRRVEMGPGVELLLTRDGGKEAEQFRASMLLVVLLGLIVTAAAGTAIFLLVRRMMEPLRELTVATTRMVSEGDFRGALAVRSKDEIGQLASSFSELMSQLRELLMALRHSAEQLETASTHLTESASVQNEAVSQQAVALHETQVAAQQLQEASRAAARRVEVILREADKASGFGEAGEAAVSGSVGGLTHIRSHVEQIGRTVAELHQRTRQVGDITRTVKDLADQSNVLALNASIEAARSGDSGRSFAVVARQMRSLADQSAGATTRVQSILSDIGRAISQTVSTSEGGAREVEGGLEQVRAAGESLRSLAGIIQSNGKTVRSIAEAVSQQDAGIAELFAALSSMADLADQIVDRMAASEQSAIQLSAASAELSAIVGRYQL encoded by the coding sequence ATGACGCACAGCCTTGCCGCGCGCCTGACCGCAGCGCTCTCCCTTGTCATCCTCTGTCTCTCCACGCTGAGCGTCGCGCTCACGGGCGTGTCGCTTCGGACGTGGTCGCACGAAGCCGTCACGTCCCGTCTGGCGCAAGACGAAGCCGCGTGGAGCCGCGTTCTGTCCCAGGAGGTGCGCTCGCTGACGGCCCTGGCCCGCGTCGCCGCGGCTGGCACGCCCTTGCTAGCCGTGTTGTCGAGCGGCTCCGGGGGCGGGGCGCATCTCGAGCCCTCGCTGCGTGCGCAGCAGTCGCTGCTGGGCGTGGACCTGCTGCTCGCGGTGGACACCGCGGCGGGTGTGCGCGTGGGCACGCCACCCGGTGCACTGTCGGGGATGGAGGCCCTGGTGAAGGAGGGCGGCGCGCGCATCATCCTGGTGGATGAGGTGCCCCATCAGGCTGTGGCGCAGCCCGTGATGACGGCCGAGGGCCGCACCGTGGGGTACGTGGTGCTGGGGCGGGTCCTGGGAGAGGTGGAGCTTCAGGCGCTGCGTGACGAGCGCGGTGTGGAGGGCGTGTTGACCGTGGGCGGGAAGCCGGTGGCGCACGCGCTGAGCGTGGTGCCTGATGATGCCTTGCTCGCGGCACTGGAGGGGAAGGGGCGGCCGGACGAGGTGTCGGTGAATGGCGTGTCGTTGCGGCTGCGCCGGGTGGAGATGGGGCCGGGCGTGGAGCTGCTGCTCACGCGTGACGGTGGGAAGGAAGCGGAGCAGTTCCGTGCGTCGATGCTGCTCGTGGTGCTGCTGGGCCTCATCGTCACGGCGGCGGCGGGCACGGCCATCTTCCTGCTGGTGCGGCGGATGATGGAGCCTCTGCGCGAGCTGACCGTGGCCACCACGCGGATGGTGTCGGAGGGTGATTTCCGAGGGGCGCTGGCGGTGCGCTCGAAGGATGAGATTGGTCAGCTCGCCAGTTCGTTCTCGGAGTTGATGTCGCAGCTGCGCGAGCTGTTGATGGCGCTGCGCCATTCGGCCGAGCAGCTCGAAACGGCGTCCACGCACCTCACCGAGTCCGCGTCCGTCCAGAACGAGGCGGTGTCGCAGCAGGCGGTGGCGCTGCATGAGACGCAGGTTGCGGCGCAGCAGCTCCAGGAAGCCTCGCGCGCGGCGGCGCGGCGCGTGGAGGTCATCCTGCGGGAGGCGGACAAGGCCAGTGGCTTTGGCGAGGCGGGCGAGGCCGCGGTGTCCGGCAGCGTGGGTGGGCTCACGCACATCCGGTCGCATGTGGAGCAGATTGGCCGCACCGTCGCGGAGCTGCACCAGCGCACGCGGCAGGTGGGTGACATCACCCGCACGGTGAAGGACCTGGCGGACCAGTCGAACGTGCTGGCGCTCAATGCTTCCATCGAGGCGGCGCGCAGTGGTGATTCGGGCCGTTCCTTCGCGGTGGTGGCACGGCAGATGCGATCGCTGGCGGACCAGTCCGCGGGGGCGACCACGCGCGTGCAGTCCATCCTGAGCGACATCGGCCGGGCCATCTCGCAGACGGTGAGCACGAGTGAGGGCGGGGCGCGCGAGGTGGAAGGTGGCTTGGAGCAGGTGCGCGCGGCGGGCGAGAGCCTCCGCTCGCTGGCGGGCATCATCCAGAGCAACGGCAAGACGGTGCGCAGCATCGCCGAGGCCGTGAGTCAGCAGGACGCGGGCATCGCGGAGTTGTTCGCCGCGCTCAGCTCGATGGCCGACCTGGCGGACCAGATTGTCGACCGGATGGCCGCGAGCGAGCAGTCCGCCATCCAGCTCTCCGCGGCGTCCGCTGAGCTGAGCGCTATCGTCGGCCGGTACCAGCTCTAG